TCAACTCAGGAAAGAAAACCAACAACTTAAGATGGAGAACGACATTTTAAAACAAGCAGCGCTGATCTTAGGACGAAAGTAAATGTGATTAAAGCGAATACTCACAAATATTCTGTATCAGCAATGTGTAAAGTCCTACAAATCCCTAGAAGCACATATTATTATGAAGCTAAAGCGAAACCAGATGAAACCGAATTAACTGCGGCAATTATTGATATATTTAAAGCAAGTCGTAATAACTATGGTACTCGGAAAATCAAAGTAAAATTAAAAGAAAGGGACATTATTGCGTCTCGTCGCCAAATAGGCAGAATAATGAAACAGGAAGGTTTGGTTTCAAATTACACTAGAGCTCAATTCCGTCCACATAAGGATAGCTGTAACGAGTCAAATATAGAAAATATCGTTAACAGAAATTTCAACCAACAACCATTTAGAAATGTAGTCGTAAGTGATTTAACATATGTCAGAGTCGGCATGAGCTGGAACTATATATGTGTTCTTATTGATCTCTTTAATAGGGAAATCATCGGTTATAGTGCCGGACTTAATAAAACGGCATTACTAGTAAAACAAGCCTTTCAGACTGTTAATGGCAATCTGAAGGATATACAGATTTTTCATACAGACCGTGGAAACGAGTTCAAAAATCAGCTAATTAAGGAAACACTCAAAGCTTTTGATATAACTCGATCACTAAGCCATAAAGGATGCCCATATGATAATGCTGTCGCTGAAGCGACTTTTAAAATCATAAAAACTGAGTTTGTTTGTAATCAAACATTTTCAAATCTATATGAGTTAAAATATAAACTAGCTGATTATGTTAATTGGTATAACAATCATCGAATTCATTCATCTCTGGGATATTTAACTCCACGAGAATACCGAATGATTACCCTTAAAAAAGTTGTCTAGAAAATTGTTGACAATCCAAAGAATCAGATTACAAACAAAGATTTAAAGAAATATATCAAGAAGTTAATGGTAAAGCTAATCTTAGGGTATTAAGATTTAATAGATATAATGTTAGAGACTATTTATTTTTTATTCAGGAAAAACATAAAAACATAATTGACACT
The genomic region above belongs to Defluviitalea saccharophila and contains:
- a CDS encoding IS3 family transposase (programmed frameshift), which translates into the protein MSQNNKSKTRRTFTPEFKQQIVDLYLSGKRKCDIIREYGIASSLLDKWIAQATNTGSFKEKDNRSSEDAELLQLRKENQQLKMENDILKPSSADLRTKVNVIKANTHKYSVSAMCKVLQIPRSTYYYEAKAKPDETELTAAIIDIFKASRNNYGTRKIKVKLKERDIIASRRQIGRIMKQEGLVSNYTRAQFRPHKDSCNESNIENIVNRNFNQQPFRNVVVSDLTYVRVGMSWNYICVLIDLFNREIIGYSAGLNKTALLVKQAFQTVNGNLKDIQIFHTDRGNEFKNQLIKETLKAFDITRSLSHKGCPYDNAVAEATFKIIKTEFVCNQTFSNLYELKYKLADYVNWYNNHRIHSSLGYLTPREYRMITLKKVV